DNA sequence from the Hyphomicrobiales bacterium genome:
CCGGCCAATACGCCTACCGCGACCGGCGCAACCGCAAGCGCAATTTTCGCGCCCTGTGGATCCAGCGCATCAACGCCGCCGCCCGGCAGAACGGCTTGACCTATGGCCGATTTATCAACGGCCTCGGCAAGGCGGGCATCGAGATCGACCGCAAGGTGTTGGCCGATCTCGCGGTCCGGGAGCCGGAGGCGTTCAGCGCCCTGGCGGACAAGGCCCAGGCCGCGCTTAGCTGATCCGCCGGCTCCCCCGTCTCGCCGAGGCCCGCCGGTGGCGCCGCTCACCGCGGCGTCCCGGCCGCGCGTGGCGTCCGTCCCGTCGGGGCGGCAAGTGGGAAGAGGAGTCCTAAGATCGCGAGGCCATAATGGCTGATCTGCAACAACTGGAAAGCAAAACGCTCGCCGCCATCGACAAGGCCGGCGACGAAGCGGCGCTGGAGACGGTGCGCGTCGCCGTGCTCGGCAAGAAGGGCAGTCTGAGCGAACTGCTCAAGGGGCTCGGTTCCATGAGCGCGAAGGAGCGCGCGGTCATGGGCCCGACGCTCAACACCCTGCGCGACCGCTTCAACGAGGCGATCCAGGAACGACGCGCGGTGCTGCGCAGACATGCCCTCGATGCGCAGCTTGCCACCGAGCGCGTCGATGTCAGCCTGCCGGTGCGGCCGGGCCCGCTTGCCGAAGGGCGCATCCACCCGGTGAGCCAAGTGGTCGACGAGGTAACCGCCATCTGCGCCGATCTCGGCTTCTCCATCGCCGAGGGGCCGGATATCGAGACCGACTATTACAACTTCACCGCGCTCAACATTCCGCCCGAGCACCCGGCCCGGCAGATGCACGACACCTTCTATTTCCACGAGAAGGAGGATGGCAGCCGGCTGCTCTTGAGGACCCATACGAGTCCGGTGCAGATCCGTACCATGGAGAAGGTCGCACCGCCGATCCGCATCGTCGTGCCCGGACGCACCTATCGCTGCGATTCCGACCAGACCCATACCCCGATGTTCCACCAGCTCGAGGGTCTGGTCATCGATACCGAGACCCATCTGGGCCACCTTAAATGGGTGCTGCAGGAATTCTGCCGCGCCTTCTTCGAGGTCGAGGAGGTGCGGATGCGCTTCCGCCCCAGCCACTTCCCCTTCACCGAGCCGTCGATGGAGGTCGACATCGCCTGCACCCATGTCGGCAAGGAAGTGCGCTTCGGCGAGGGCGATGAGTGGATGGAGATCCTGGGCTGCGGCATGGTCCACCCCAATGTACTGCGCTATGTGGGTCTTGACCCGGACGTCTATCAGGGCTTCGCCTGGGGCATGGGGCTCGACCGGATGGCGATGCTGAAATACGGCATGCCGGACCTGCGCGCCTTCTTCGACGCCGATGTGCGCTGGATCAGGCATTACGGCTTCCGGCCGCTCGACCTGCCGACCCTGTTCGGGGGGCTGTCGGCATGAAGTTCACGCTCTCTTGGCTGAAGGATCATCTCGACACCGAGACGAGCTTGGCCCAGATCGTCGACAAGCTCACCATGATCGGGCTCGAGGTCGAGGAGGTCGACGACCCTTCGGAGAAATTCGCGCCCTTCACGGTCGCCTCGGTCGTCAGCGCCGAGCAGCACCCCAACGCCGACCGGCTCAAGGTCTGCTTGGTCGATGCCGGCAAGGGGCTGGTGCAGGTCGTCTGCGGGGCGCCCAATGCGCGCGCCGGCATGAAGGGCGTGTTCGCGCCAGTCGGCACGGTGCTTCCCGGTACCGGGCTTGAGCTGACGGCCGCCGCCATCCGCGGGGTCGAATCGAACGGCATGCTGTGTTCGGAACGCGAAATGGGACTTTCCGACGAGCATACCGGCATCATTGAGATCGACGCCGAGGCCGAGATCGGCACGCCGTTCGCCAAGGTGCTGGGCCTCGACGATCCGGTCATCGACATCGCCATCACGCCGAACCGGCCCGACTGTCTCGGCGTCCATGGCGTCGCCCGCGATCTTGCCGCGGCCGGCCTCGGCACGCTCAAAGAGGCGCCGATCCCGCCGGTCAAGGGCGCCTATCCCTGTCCGACGAAGGTGAGGCTCGAATTCGGCGACACCGAACCGCTCTGCCCGGCCTTCGCGTTGCGCCTGGTGCGCGGCGTCAACAACGGCCCGAGCCCGGATTGGATGCAGCACCGGCTGCACGCCATCGGCCTAAGGCCGATCAACGCGCTCGTCGACATCACCAATTACGTTACTTACGACCGCGGAAGGCCGCTGCACGTCTTCGATTTCGCCAAGGTCAAGGGCGATCTGACCGTGCGCCGCGCCAAAAAGGGCGAGAGCCTGCTGGCGCTCGACGGGCGCACTTACACGTTCGACCCTTCCATGTGCGTCATCGCCGACGAGACGGGCGTCGAGTCGCTTTCCGGCATCATGGGCGGCGCGCATTCAGGC
Encoded proteins:
- the rplT gene encoding 50S ribosomal protein L20, giving the protein MSRVKRGVTAHARHKKVLGKAKGYYGRRKNTIRVAKQAVEKAGQYAYRDRRNRKRNFRALWIQRINAAARQNGLTYGRFINGLGKAGIEIDRKVLADLAVREPEAFSALADKAQAALS
- the pheS gene encoding phenylalanine--tRNA ligase subunit alpha, translated to MADLQQLESKTLAAIDKAGDEAALETVRVAVLGKKGSLSELLKGLGSMSAKERAVMGPTLNTLRDRFNEAIQERRAVLRRHALDAQLATERVDVSLPVRPGPLAEGRIHPVSQVVDEVTAICADLGFSIAEGPDIETDYYNFTALNIPPEHPARQMHDTFYFHEKEDGSRLLLRTHTSPVQIRTMEKVAPPIRIVVPGRTYRCDSDQTHTPMFHQLEGLVIDTETHLGHLKWVLQEFCRAFFEVEEVRMRFRPSHFPFTEPSMEVDIACTHVGKEVRFGEGDEWMEILGCGMVHPNVLRYVGLDPDVYQGFAWGMGLDRMAMLKYGMPDLRAFFDADVRWIRHYGFRPLDLPTLFGGLSA